A genomic region of Salvelinus namaycush isolate Seneca chromosome 7, SaNama_1.0, whole genome shotgun sequence contains the following coding sequences:
- the mnx1 gene encoding motor neuron and pancreas homeobox protein 1 translates to MEKSTNFRIDALLAVDPPKVQTSPLALVTSLSSSSISSSGSVQASELNADSLRTETPSPPRISSCGLIPKPGFLNSPHSIVGLHPQSSAGIPPHALYGHPMYTYSLGQHPALSYSYPHGSHHHHPSDSLKLSAGTFQLDHWLRVSTAGMMLPKMPDFNSQAQSNLLGKCRRPRTAFTSQQLLELEHQFKLNKYLSRPKRFEVATSLMLTETQVKIWFQNRRMKWKRSKKAKEQAAQEAENKKNNKNGQEKSDGQEQTDYQKTGSAKSNRIRDFRDSDDDEGGNFLYNSSDCSSDDERNHTSDISPQP, encoded by the exons ATGGAGAAATCTACAAACTTCCGCATCGATGCGCTTCTCGCTGTTGACCCGCCGAAGGTGCAGACATCTCCGCTTGCGCTTGTGACTTCTTTATCATCCTCTTCCATTTCATCGTCTGGAAGTGTACAAGCCTCAGAATTGAATGCCGACTCTTTAAGGACTGAGACTCCGTCTCCACCGAGGATTTCCTCCTGTGGTTTGATTCCTAAACCAGGCTTCTTGAACAGTCCCCACAGTATTGTTGGATTACATCCACAGAGTAGCGCAGGGATCCCTCCCCATGCTCTCTACGGCCACCCCATGTATACCTACTCCCTCGGGCAGCACCCTGCTCTGTCCTATTCATATCCGCATGGGTCCCATCACCACCATCCCAGCGACTCCCTCAAACTCTCTGCCGGGACCTTTCAGCTCGACCACTGGCTGCGAGTCTCCACAGCGGGAATGATGCTACCCAAAATGCCAGATTTTAACT CTCAGGCCCAGTCAAACTTGCTTGGAAAGTGCAGAAGACCAAGGACTGCATTTACAAGTCAGCAGCTCCTGGAGCTGGAGCATCAGTTCAAACTAAATAAGTATCTGTCGCGACCAAAGCGCTTTGAAGTGGCTACATCCTTGATGCTGACGGAAACGCAG GTGAAAATTTGGTTCCAGAACAGGCGGATGAAGTGGAAACGGAGCAAGAAGGCCAAAGAGCAAGCCGCGCAGGAGGCAGAGaataagaaaaacaacaaaaacggCCAGGAGAAATCTGACGGACAGGAACAAACGGATTATCAAAAGACTGGTTCTGCAAAAAGTAACAGAATAAGAGACTTCAGGGACAGTGACGATGATGAAGGTGGCAACTTCCTGTACAACTCCTCGGATTGCTCTTCAGACGACGAGAGAAACCACACCAGTGATATAAGTCCACAACCTTGA